Genomic window (Helianthus annuus cultivar XRQ/B chromosome 3, HanXRQr2.0-SUNRISE, whole genome shotgun sequence):
AATCTTTCCACGCGGTCTTTTCAAGTTTGTTGTGGCATTTTGGACCGAGTCCACGCGCGTTGGACTCAGCCTCTGCCGCTCGCTCTTGGGTGACTTTCAGTAATGCCTTGATGAAGTCGGGTTTTTGCTTCATTGGACCGTAATTTAGTTGACCGGCCAAGACATACTCGCAGGGTTCCGGATGAGGTGTTTGCTTGCACCATGACCTAATATCGGATATAGGGTAACCGTACACCCATGGAGTGAGATGAAGGATCAAACAAGAAATTAGGGTTGCTAAAAACGTAACTATTGTCATCACAAAAGCAAATTGTTTGTTAAAAGAAGAGAGAGAGGCTTGAAACACGTTTGTTTTGgttgttgagagacttccactaATAGGGTAGCATTATATAAAGGTTGAATCTACCCCTCATAAAGGCTTCAAAACTGTTTCTTTCCGGTTTTTCCTATTATCCAAAACCATGTATATAAAATCACATGTCAAACCGACGTTTTCTACAACAAAATGACAACCAAACAACTTGTACTAACCAAACTAAGAATCTCTAAAATTGCAGTATATACAACGTATTTTCAAGAGATATTATTAgatgttaaattgcaaaagataaaaatcATAATTTGCTAAATCATAAGAAATGCATATGTTTATCATGGGCACAACTCGATCACAATCAacttttaaattaaattaaaaaaaaaaataactatacCCACCTCTCTCTATCGGTATCATTGACAAAACACGAACACACCTTGTTGCCTCCCACTTGCCGATCAACTAGTTGTCGGTGCTTGTGTTGCCACCTTGGCGCCCAGGGGCATAGTGTAGTGTTGTTAGATGTAGCACGTGCTATGGCTCAATCCCGTCTTCGTAGTGTAATTCTTTATtattttttcggttttatacaaaTGATATCCCAGAATAAATACGAGGATACCCTGAAAAAATAGGATACTTGAATTTATTAAAATCCCTATTTTTTTAAGCCCAAACATTTTTATAACACCAAACTTATATAATTAATTAGCCCAAATGATAAAGTTAGTTCAAATTAAGAATGGTTTAATTGAAAGGAGACCCATTGGATAAACTTAACCCAAGCCCGAAAGTCCAAAACAATAAAATATCCATTTTTATTAAGGGAGACATTCTAATGGGCCCGGAATATTTGAACAGTGGTCGAAAAACAAAATATTGATAAACtaaaagacgacgatgtgatggaacgatttcaagctatgaaaacaAGAAGAAGACAAattattaggtatttgttttactttatttattattgtatgattgaacaataatttttttttaggaTAACCCTAAATTAATAGGCTAGCTCCGCCACTGTTGGCGCCGCCCATACCGCTTACCACGGCCCAACCCACGCCCTCCACCCTCAGTTAATGTGTTTTATGAAATTCTTATGTTGCCACTGGTACTATCAGTTTGTTAAATTACACAAACATTCTAATTTTGTAGTTTATCACATGTACAAGAAACATTTTGAAAACACTATTTATAAGATTGTATACCTTTCTCAAAACTTCATATTAACATAGTACATCGACAATTACATTTATATACCTTGGACATATTACAAACAACAAAGAATTAATTAACAAGCACCACAAACTAACTTAATATTACATAGGGTTTCAATACGaaatatatattgttatatatgaGACTCTTACGGGTTCTTGATGGCACGAGAAGCACGATGCCTAGCTGTAAATCGATTGAGCAACGCAAGAGAATTGCTAGCAAGTTCTTTCAcattcaaaaaccttgttttgatcaTACTTTTTGTCTTGCTCCCAATCTTATCCCCCAAAAATCCATCCATGCAAGCCGTGGCGTCTGTTAAGGCCGCGCCAACCCAACTTTGCACGTTACTCTCGTGCCACCCGAAATTCTCCTCCCCGTCTTTGCCCATTTGTTGCAACTCCTTGACGGATTGAGTTATTTGATTCACTCCATTGTTGATTTGGTACAAGCACTCCTCTAGGGCTTCGTACTCACCTGGATTCTTCGTTTTGTTTAGCTCTTTCGCAACCATATTCACATAAGCCTTTGTGAACCGCGCTTTGGCTAGACATGTGGTTAGTGAAATTTGGGCTATTTTTTGCGGACTTGGTAGATCGTATTTGTTAGCATGGGGTAAAAGAGTCCGGACACATAGATTAGTGTATAACGTGGAGCGACATTGTGCCTCAAGGTATGCCCTTGCCCGTGAACGCGCCTCGATTGTGCTGAGAAGACAAGCTAAGATGGTGAGATAGAGGACCAACAATGAGAAAGTCATTTGTGCCATTTTGTGATAttgtttgtgtttttgtgtgtgtgtgtgtgttaggaTTGTGAAAACATGAAGAGGTGATAAGGGATTATATAGAAAAGCTTGTCACATGCATTCCAAGTGTATTGCACATGCAACTTTGCTAACATGTTAAGTGAATTATTTTCTTGTTATTGAAAATAATTTAAGTACTATGACTATGAGATTGAGTGATCTGGAAATCCAAGTAACCTTTTTTTATCAATCCACGACCGTCCATTTGTATTATATAATATGAAAGAATATATCAAGGTTGACTTTTGAACTAATTCACAATCTCGTTGACTAAAATATCGAATTATCGATACTCAAAATATGTTTCACAGTTGCCGTTTTAGTCCACtgtgttaacttcatccattatgactgttaacgagaagggcaatttggtcattttatatagTCGAATTGTCTTTCTAGTTAAcggaattacatataaaatgaccgaattgtccttctcgttaacagtcataatggatgaagttaacccagtggactaaaaagGCAACTGTGAAACATTTTTTGAACCACaagcgaaaaatgaaacatttggactaaattGACAAAATTGTCCAAACCACGAAGattaaaatggcatttaactctataagAAAACTATCTAGAGTAATTTATATTTAGAATCAAAAGGAGTACTCCGTAAGGATTGACCAAGCAATTGTGCAAGCAATAGCACAAGTTTTCCATGAGACACGGTGCTGGTCTTGAGGTGATCAAACCAACACATTGCTTAAccaacataaagatgtttaaatAATTACACTCATATAATATCCTAGATTTCTAAATTGATAAATAAATCGCCATTATTTTTACTATTGTTACCCCATCTTTGGTTTGAAGAATGTTTCTCTTC
Coding sequences:
- the LOC110931109 gene encoding pectinesterase inhibitor 9, coding for MAQMTFSLLVLYLTILACLLSTIEARSRARAYLEAQCRSTLYTNLCVRTLLPHANKYDLPSPQKIAQISLTTCLAKARFTKAYVNMVAKELNKTKNPGEYEALEECLYQINNGVNQITQSVKELQQMGKDGEENFGWHESNVQSWVGAALTDATACMDGFLGDKIGSKTKSMIKTRFLNVKELASNSLALLNRFTARHRASRAIKNP